From a region of the Wolbachia endosymbiont (group B) of Gerris lacustris genome:
- a CDS encoding Rpn family recombination-promoting nuclease/putative transposase — MALSKFLDPKNDISFKRIFGTEKNKDILIHFLNDILGFTGKSAIKDIEFLSTIQDPDIASKKQSIVDVLCRDENGLQVIVEMQVAKTKGFEKRAQYYAAKAYSRQASKGDQYHDLKEIIFIAIADCILFPDKSEYKSKHTIRDEDTNEHDLKDFYFIFIELPKFPKTKEDQLSSIVEKWVYFFRYADETSEEELERIIGSDLIIKRAYEELNRFNWSEKEFIAYEQEIKRIRDEQAVLAQKLDDAKHEGIQIGHEQGKIEGKIEGKIEGKIEVAKNSLKAGVSIDVITQITGLSHSEILQLKKKT, encoded by the coding sequence ATGGCTCTTTCGAAGTTTCTCGATCCAAAGAATGATATATCGTTCAAGCGCATCTTTGGCACTGAAAAAAATAAAGATATCCTTATTCACTTTCTTAATGATATTCTTGGCTTCACCGGCAAAAGTGCAATAAAGGATATAGAGTTTTTAAGTACTATTCAAGACCCTGATATTGCCTCTAAAAAACAAAGCATTGTCGATGTTCTTTGTAGAGATGAAAATGGGCTGCAAGTCATAGTCGAAATGCAGGTCGCTAAAACCAAAGGCTTTGAAAAACGTGCCCAATATTACGCAGCTAAAGCTTACTCAAGACAAGCTAGTAAGGGTGATCAATATCATGACCTTAAGGAAATTATCTTTATTGCTATAGCAGATTGTATTTTATTTCCTGATAAGTCTGAGTACAAATCAAAGCATACTATTCGCGATGAAGATACTAATGAACATGATCTAAAAGATTTTTACTTTATATTTATTGAGTTGCCTAAATTTCCAAAAACCAAAGAAGATCAGCTTTCAAGTATAGTTGAAAAATGGGTATACTTTTTCAGATATGCAGACGAAACTAGTGAAGAAGAGCTAGAGAGAATAATAGGAAGTGATCTAATAATTAAAAGAGCATATGAAGAACTAAATAGGTTCAACTGGTCAGAAAAAGAATTTATTGCTTATGAACAAGAGATAAAGCGTATTCGTGATGAACAGGCTGTTCTTGCTCAAAAACTCGATGATGCTAAACATGAAGGCATACAAATCGGCCATGAACAAGGTAAAATTGAAGGTAAAATTGAAGGTAAAATTGAAGGTAAAATTGAAGTTGCCAAAAACTCACTCAAGGCCGGTGTCTCTATAGATGTTATAACTCAAATTACCGGTCTCTCTCATTCTGAAATTTTGCAACTTAAGAAAAAAACATAA
- the mutL gene encoding DNA mismatch repair endonuclease MutL, whose translation MAIILLDTKTINRIAAGEVIERPASVVKELVENAIDAGSSEIEIKIESGGRNLITVTDDGNGIEKDDLELALMRHATSKLSDSELIEIRHLGFRGEALPSIAAVSRMKLSSKASGAKEAWSIRYEGGEKIREITPCSLLQGTYIEIRDLFFATPNRLKFLKTERAETQSIVDIVNNLAMINYSIGFTLTSGNKKLLKYVKQTSLFNRLCETEEEFQSNSLEVKEEEEGIKLKGHICKPNVNRGNSTQIYTFVNRRPIKDNLLVGAIRYAYQDLIPVGRYPFAVLHLEVPYDQVDVNVHPNKSEVRFQNKRLIYEIVRRGIIKTLSTRFAAGDQGIEEELIFNDSKSQEQVDSQEKKDQKEFYEKRPSLLENRLMKEFNAPDERRQSLPETFKYGESPPQKGTMVLERKQIDLIEDYPLGYARCQVYNTYIIAEAKGKLIIVDQHAAHERLIYECLKQKSSIKRQKLLLPEIVEIKNQAGMEMVEMYKDKLFEMGFGIEIESEDKVRVKEIPAILGTISVKEMVMNIVDRLVEIGDTLPIEEKVNKILATIACHGSIRAGREMKLEEMNELMRQMEETPYAGQCNHGRPTYIEMKLSDIEKLFERR comes from the coding sequence ATGGCAATAATTCTTTTAGACACAAAAACTATAAATCGTATAGCAGCGGGAGAGGTAATAGAAAGGCCAGCGAGTGTAGTAAAGGAATTAGTAGAAAATGCAATAGATGCTGGAAGTTCAGAGATAGAGATCAAAATAGAAAGTGGTGGACGTAACCTTATAACTGTGACAGATGATGGAAATGGAATAGAAAAGGACGACTTAGAACTAGCACTTATGAGGCATGCCACTTCAAAATTAAGTGATAGTGAGTTAATAGAGATCAGACATCTTGGCTTTAGAGGAGAGGCTCTGCCTTCAATTGCAGCAGTAAGCAGAATGAAATTATCATCCAAGGCAAGTGGGGCAAAGGAAGCATGGTCTATAAGATATGAGGGAGGAGAAAAAATAAGAGAGATTACCCCTTGTTCTTTGTTGCAAGGTACATATATTGAAATTCGTGACTTATTTTTTGCCACACCAAATAGACTAAAGTTTCTAAAAACCGAAAGGGCAGAAACACAAAGTATTGTTGATATTGTGAATAACTTAGCGATGATTAATTATAGTATTGGGTTTACTCTCACTTCCGGTAATAAAAAGCTCTTAAAATATGTTAAGCAAACTTCATTATTTAACAGATTATGTGAAACAGAAGAAGAATTTCAAAGCAATTCGTTGGAAGTTAAAGAGGAAGAAGAAGGCATCAAACTTAAGGGACACATCTGTAAACCTAATGTCAATCGAGGCAATTCAACTCAGATCTATACGTTTGTTAATAGAAGGCCAATAAAAGACAATCTACTTGTTGGTGCAATTCGATACGCATATCAAGATTTGATTCCAGTTGGGAGGTATCCTTTTGCAGTGTTGCATTTAGAAGTACCATATGACCAAGTAGATGTAAATGTGCATCCAAATAAATCGGAAGTAAGATTTCAGAATAAAAGGCTAATATATGAAATAGTGAGAAGAGGGATAATAAAAACACTATCAACGAGATTTGCAGCGGGTGATCAAGGTATTGAAGAGGAGCTAATTTTTAATGATAGTAAAAGCCAAGAGCAGGTTGATAGTCAAGAGAAAAAAGATCAAAAAGAGTTTTATGAAAAGAGACCAAGTCTTTTAGAAAATCGTCTAATGAAAGAATTCAATGCACCAGATGAAAGAAGGCAAAGCTTACCAGAAACGTTTAAATATGGAGAATCTCCACCCCAAAAGGGAACGATGGTTTTAGAAAGGAAGCAAATTGATTTAATAGAGGATTATCCTCTGGGATATGCACGCTGTCAGGTCTACAATACTTACATTATTGCTGAGGCTAAAGGCAAATTAATTATAGTAGACCAGCACGCAGCTCATGAGAGGTTGATCTATGAGTGCTTAAAACAAAAATCAAGCATAAAAAGGCAAAAGCTTCTTCTTCCTGAAATAGTCGAGATTAAAAACCAAGCAGGAATGGAGATGGTTGAAATGTATAAAGATAAGCTTTTCGAAATGGGTTTTGGTATTGAAATAGAATCAGAAGATAAAGTAAGGGTAAAAGAAATACCTGCAATTTTAGGAACAATAAGTGTGAAAGAGATGGTGATGAATATAGTTGATAGATTAGTGGAGATAGGAGATACGCTACCTATAGAAGAAAAAGTGAACAAGATATTAGCTACCATCGCGTGTCATGGGTCAATTAGAGCTGGAAGGGAAATGAAGTTGGAGGAGATGAATGAGTTGATGAGACAAATGGAGGAAACACCTTATGCTGGGCAATGCAATCACGGAAGACCAACGTATATAGAAATGAAACTAAGTGATATAGAAAAATTGTTTGAAAGGAGATGA
- a CDS encoding helix-turn-helix domain-containing protein — protein MKKENNYSNFLYYKVVGQKVRSCRIAKGYTQKDLAKKIGTTYQVILQYEKGTRRISIKKLYELAEALSTTARDLACGQEVSNEEKYEGEEVLNLVRRHKEIKDQELRETFYLLTKFIRISEEESGKAVKVEVAKGLVKEGVSAHVISQTTSLSIDEYDNDEKKISIPYKVGQRIKEWRLRRGYTQEDLASKVGIINQRIYEYEQGRAGVSLEMLDEIAKVLLINITDLLPETRENENSEAELSRLIEGTFKKVCQTEKKVIN, from the coding sequence GTGAAAAAAGAGAATAATTACTCTAATTTTTTATATTATAAAGTAGTAGGACAGAAAGTAAGAAGTTGTAGGATAGCGAAGGGGTATACTCAAAAAGATTTAGCAAAAAAAATCGGAACAACATATCAGGTAATACTGCAATATGAAAAAGGAACACGCAGAATTTCAATTAAGAAGTTATATGAATTAGCAGAAGCATTATCAACAACTGCTAGAGATCTAGCTTGCGGACAAGAAGTATCAAATGAGGAAAAGTACGAGGGAGAAGAGGTATTAAATCTAGTAAGAAGACATAAAGAGATTAAGGACCAAGAATTACGAGAAACGTTTTATTTATTAACTAAATTCATCCGTATTAGTGAGGAAGAAAGTGGAAAGGCAGTAAAAGTAGAGGTGGCAAAGGGTTTAGTTAAGGAAGGAGTTTCTGCTCATGTTATCTCTCAAACGACCAGTTTATCTATTGATGAATATGATAATGATGAGAAAAAAATTTCCATTCCGTATAAAGTAGGTCAAAGAATAAAAGAATGGAGGTTGAGAAGAGGATACACTCAAGAAGATTTAGCAAGTAAAGTGGGTATAATAAATCAAAGAATATATGAATATGAACAAGGACGAGCTGGTGTTTCACTTGAAATGTTAGATGAAATAGCAAAGGTACTATTAATTAATATTACAGATCTGCTTCCAGAAACAAGAGAAAATGAGAATAGTGAAGCAGAGCTATCAAGGTTAATAGAGGGAACGTTCAAAAAAGTGTGTCAAACCGAAAAAAAAGTAATAAATTGA